ACCACCATCATTAAAGGTAGGAGTACCAGTTAGTGTACCCGTTGTACTACTGAATGTTGACCAATCAGGTGCATTGGTAATGCTAAAGGTAAGATTATCATTATCCTCATCGGAAGCACTTGGGGTAAAGCTATAAACTACTCCTTCATTTACCGTAGAAGCAGGTGTTCCACTTATTGTGGGAGCTCGATTCACATCGTTTACGGTGATAGAAAATGTCAGGTTTTGAGTTGCACTACCATCACTTACCGTGATGACAATACCACTGTAAGTACCCGACTGATCGAAGTCTGGAATTCCCGTTAGTGCTCCAGTCGTCGAACTAAATGATACCCAACTTGGCTGATTAGTAATGGAAAAACTCAGGTTGTCATTATCAGGGTCGCTTGCCGTTGGTGTGAAATTATAAACACCACCTTCAAGTACCGAAGTAGACGGAGTACCACTGATAGATGGTGCCCGATTCACATTTACAACATTAATATTAAAGCTTAGCGTTTGTGTTGCGCTGCCATCGCTGGCCGTTATTACAATACCGCTGTAGTCACCTGCGTCAGTAAAACTTGGCGTGCCGCTCAGGGCTCCTGTGCTGGTACTGAAGGTAGCCCAACTTGGCTTATTGGTAATACTGAAAGTAAGCGTATCTCCATCAGGATCAGAGGCGGTTGGAGTAAAGCTATAACTACTATTTTCATTAACGCTGGTCGCTGGTGTTCCACTAATACTTGGTGTACGGTTTACATTGACGACAGTAATATCAAAATTTAAGGTATCGCTGGCTGTACCATCACTCACTGTAATAACAATACCATTGTATGCACCAGCATCGGTATAACTAGGTGTTCCCGTTAAACTACCAGTTGAGGTACTAAAAGTTGCCCAGCTTGGTTTATTTGTGATGCTAAATGTTAAGGTGTCGTTATCTTCGTCAGTCGCAGTAGGTGTAAAGCTATATGCAACATTTTCGTTAACGGTCGCCGCTGGGGTACCGCTGATAACCGGTGCTTTATTTAGCTCAACTACAAAGCTAAAGGTTTGATTGGTTATAGCGGTAACACCGTCTTCTAAGCCATCCTCTAGTGAAAAGACAAAACTGTCACTCGCATTTTGAGAGTCGTCGTGGGTATAAAAGAGATTACCACTCTCAATATCAGCTTGTGTGAATGTACCATTGCTGCCGAGTGCTTCACCGCTGTCTAAGCTGTCATTACTGTTGGCATCTACAAAGAGGCTTCCGTGGCTTGGTAAGGTAGTTACCGTATACGTTAAACCTGTACCGCTATCATCCACATCGCTTGCAGACAGAGCAGAATTCGTGATGTTTATCGTTGTGCCTACATCAAGCGTTAAACCCGTATTCGTTGCGACAACGGGCGCATCATTAACGTTTGTAACCGTAATGGTGAAGCATTGCTCACTAGTCTCAGTACCGTCGGAAACAATTAAACAAATATAGTGATCGCCAACATCGTCGTTGGTCGGTGTACCTGTTAAGGTCGTTTCAGCAGGTGATATCTTTCGAATACGATGGTTACCTGTATCTGCAACGTACACAACGTCATTACTGTCAACCGCAATACCATAGGGTTGACTAAAGCGTGCCACACTTACTAGGCCGTCGGTATTTCCTGAAGCCCCTGCGCTTCCTGCATAGGTTGTTACCACTCCAGTACTGGTGATTTTACGAATGGTGTGTGCAGCTTGCTCGGTTACATAAAGGTTATCTGCGCTATCTGCGGCCACATCATAAGGTTTATTAAAGCTTGCTTGCGTTCCTGTACCGTTTGTTGAACCTGCAGAGCCTGTGCCTGCAAAAGTGGTTACAACACTTGCCGAGGTGACTTTACGAATAGCGTGATTGTTGCGGTCAGCAATAAATAGGTCGTTATTGCTATTACTGCCACCATTATAAGGGAAGTTGAATGTTGCAGATGTTCCCGTTGCGTCCGTAAATCCCGACGAATTTTTACTACCTGCAAATGTAGTTACGACGCCTGCAGGTGTAATTTTACGAACAATATGAGGGTTTGTCTCTACGACATAAAGATTCCCGTTGCTGTCAATAGTAATCCCAGTTGGTGCTGCGAAGGTTGCGGCCGTACCCGTTCCATCATCGCTACCGTAGGTGCCGCTACCAGCAAAGGTCGTTACTACACCTGCTGGCGTAACTTTACGAATATTATTGTTAGAAGAATCTGCAACGTAAACATTACCAGATGAATCTAGCGTAACGGCTTTGGGGAAGTTAAACGAAGCTGCGCTTCCTGTTCCGTCGTCAGAGCCTGCACTTCCAGAACCAGCTAGTGTCGTTACTACCCCTTCAGGGGTTATTTTACGGATAACATGGTTACCATAGTCAGCGACGTACACGTTACCGTTACTGTCGGTTACCAAGTCATACGGCGATTTAAACGAGGCGGCAGTGCCTGTACCATCTGCATAGCCCGAACTTTGACCTGCAAGGGTCGACACCGTTGCCTCTGTGCTTGTGTTTAAGCTTAACCAGCTAGGAAGCGGAGTACTAGCCGAGACGGAAACGGTGACTGCGTCTTTGTCTGGGTCGCTAGTTGTCACTGAATATTTGTATACTGAATCCTCAGTTGATGCAGTGACCGCTGTAGAAGTAAAGGTTGGCTTATCGTTGACTGCCGTGACGTTTACTGTGCTGGTTGCGGCACTACCATCAACGGTACCATCATTCGGCGTAACCGTAAGCGTCATCGCCGTTGTAGCGTCTGCTGCCGTGGTAATGTTGAGTTTAGTCGTCACATCGAGGTAGGTATTAAGCGCAGCCGCCGACCCACTTAATGTCATACTTGCGGTACCACTTCCAGCTATTGTGACGCTGCTCACTGTACCATTGCCATCAGTGCTTGCGATGGTGCCGCTGTCCAGCGCTAAGGTGACTGTTAAGTTGTCATCTTCTCCATCAGCTAACGTTACTGCAGAGAGATCAATCGTTGTCGCGACATCTTCTGTCACAGTAAAACTTGTTGGTAAATTGCTAATTGTAGGAGCTGTGTTGGAGATATTAGCGTCTAGATAGGCTGACTCATGCCATGCAACACAGATAAAGTTGATAGCGTTATTACAGGGGATACTACCAATTAATGCATACCAGCTGCCATTTTGATTGACTATTCCTTTGACGCTACTTGAGGATGAAGTACCTCCTGAGCAGTTGCTTGCGGTACTTAGAGTGCCATTGGATTCTGAAAAGCTCCAAAAGTATTTTACGTTTCCGGAATTTTCTAGTATGTCGGACGGGGTGCTGAACACATTACTATTAAGAGCGCTAAGTGTGCCGTTGACAAAGTCATCCCAGTTAGTGTCAGCAAGCTTAACGCCCCCGCTATTATAGACATTGACACTAGGCATACTGTAATTGGTGTCAAGGCTGGCAATATCATCTGATGCAGTGAATGACATAACTGCGTGTGCGTTGACGGGTCCATTACTTACAGCGGTTGGCGCTGAACTATCAATTATATTGTTTAAACGGCTATGCTTGCGTATAAATTTACTTTTGCACATTGCATCAGCATTCGCTCTGGCTTCTGCTGCAGTTGCACCAAAGTTACCATTACTCAATTCGCTTGTTTGGTCGGCGTAGTCAAATACCATGAGTTTATCTGAAGCAGGCAACGTTGTGCCATTACTAACATAGTAGGCCTCAAATACTTCAGGTTTAATACGGTTACTCGCCGGTAACAACGAGACAACACCATTGTAGCTGGCAAGGTCACCTCCAGAGAGCGTAACATGGTAAATCGAGCTATTACCCGAGTCGACGGTGACTTGTGTGACTGATGCGGTTGTTTTACTACCTGTGTCAACAGTTGTGTTGTTGTCAGTGTCTTTCTCATCACCTAGTATCGTAAAGTCACTGGCAGTTGGTGCAACGGTATGTGCATTAACAAACGTGACTTTAAAGACCAGTTCATCAGCATTTGTCACTTCATCTGATGGCGTGAGTCGTTCGACTTTCTTCCAATTTTCGAGTGCAAATGCGGATGAGGTTAAGGCGAAAAATATACTGCCAGCTATGCAGTTGTTAGAGACAATCTTACGAACACGGCTTAAAAGTGAGCGCTGTGTAATCATAGTGACCCCTGAGTGTTTCAGTTACTAGGTTGATAACATTAATAGAACTGCTTTGAATGACATCTTTGTGGGTTTTTTATACAAAGATGTCATTTGAGTGTAGTTGATGTTTTGAAGCCTAGTATCGACAGTTATTAAAAACCGTCACCTAAAGCAGGGACTTATAGGATTTTTGTTTTTATTTTTGCAATTGTTTTTTTTTCGTAAAAATTTAATAGAACAAATTTATTAACAATATTTCAATGTAATTTGATGAATAAAGTTATTAATTGGTCGGGTTTAATATCGTTCGTTTTGTTAATGTCAATTATTGGGTTGGCGTTCATTTTTGACTAGAGGAGGCTGGCTGTGTTGTTACTTTCAAAGCTACATCAACTTCCTCTGTTGTTATATTTATGTTATTGGAGAAAACTGAAGCCGCTGTTTATCAATCATCATTTCCAATAGGTACGAAATACTGGTATCAAAATCTTGATACGCTTTACCGAACTTTGTACGCAATGTAGCTTGTAATGATTCTTGTATCTTTGCTGGCGTTGTACCTTTTACTAGTGCTTCATGTACTGCATTCGAGGCATAAGTTAAAAATTGAATATCTCTAGAAACTGATTTCACCGAGGTATTTTCCCCGTGTCCGGTTAGTACGAGGAGAGGGCTTAATTGCTCCACTTCTTTGAGTACCGAAATGAGCTGGGTAATGTTACCTCTAGGTGTCATGATGGGCATAAAGTTGGAGTTTACTACGTCACCACCAATTAGAATGCGTTGTTTGGGTAGCCAAAGCATAACATCACCTGGCGAATGGCCATCGTTGGCGAATACAAATTCAACTTCAGTATCACCAAAAGTACGGGTTTGTTGATGTAAAATGATTGAGGTAGGGATGACGAGTGTGCTCTCACCAGTTGCGCCTTTAGTCATATTAAAAAATGCCTTAACATCAACCGGTCCATCGCTTTTCATCGTCTCAGCGGACAAAGAGGTGGAGATAAGCTCTGCACCGAGCTTTGCAAAAGCGGCATTACCAAGCCAATGATCGGCATGGCTATGAGAGTTGACTACCCAGCGAATTGGCTGTTCAGTTACACGTTTAATTGCTGCGATAATAGCGTTACCAATGTGCTCGGATGAACCAGAATCGAACACTAACACACCTTGAGTCGTAATAATAAAATGACTGTTTGAATTCCACCCTTTATTTTCAACTGTTGGTCTGCCATAAAAAGGAGATATTACGCTATAGACATTCTTTGAGACCGAAACGGCTTCTAACTCAAGTGATTGAGATTGTGCACTGACGTGAGCACAGAAGAGCCCAACAATCATGAGCCCTGATTTGATTCGATTTAGCATCGTTTATCCATATTGTTATTATTTATATCAGTGCTTGAAGCTGTCTACTTCAAAGACCAATTGAAACTACATTTTCTCCAAACTGAGTTCAAGCGCTTACGCTGCTTAAAGTGTAAGCAAGCGTGTCACCTTATTAAACTCGCTTTTTAAAGCCTCAAATTATCGTTCAGCAGTCGAACATCGATGATCTTATGCATACGTATTCAATAGATTGTTTAGCTAGGAATTCTATATTGTTAATCTTGTGTAAATAAGAGGCGCAATAATGAAAAATATAAAACTAAACCAAATTGCAGCGGGAGTGTTGTTAACATCCAGTTGCGTTACACCAGCACATGCCGCTGAAGGCGACCCAACAACATTCGTTCATTTATTCGAATGGTCTTGGCCAGATGTTGCTACGGAATGTGAAACATTTTTGGGGCCAAATGGATACGCGGCAGTGCAAGTATCACCACCCAATGAGCATATTACAGGGGATCAATGGTGGACTCGTTATCAGCCAGTCAGTTATGAGATTGCGAGTCGTAGTGGCAATCGAGCCGAATTTGCCGATATGGTCGCGAGGTGTAAATCTGCCGGAGTAGATATCTATGTTGATGCCGTTATAAACCACATGGCTCATGGCAGCGGGACCGGAGTTGCGGGTAACACTTTTGGCAACAAACAATATCCTATCTATGGTCCACAAGATTTTCATGAAACCTGTGCAATAAACCCTGAAGACTACGGTAATAATGCATGGCGAGTACAGCACTGCGAACTCGTAGGGCTTCATGATTTAGACACCGATGCGAGCTACGTACAAAATACCCTCGCGGGCTTTTTGAACGATTTACAGTCTCTGGGCGTGGCAGGGTTTAGGTTGGATGCAAGCAAGCACATGCCT
The sequence above is a segment of the Pseudoalteromonas piscicida genome. Coding sequences within it:
- a CDS encoding MBL fold metallo-hydrolase — its product is MLNRIKSGLMIVGLFCAHVSAQSQSLELEAVSVSKNVYSVISPFYGRPTVENKGWNSNSHFIITTQGVLVFDSGSSEHIGNAIIAAIKRVTEQPIRWVVNSHSHADHWLGNAAFAKLGAELISTSLSAETMKSDGPVDVKAFFNMTKGATGESTLVIPTSIILHQQTRTFGDTEVEFVFANDGHSPGDVMLWLPKQRILIGGDVVNSNFMPIMTPRGNITQLISVLKEVEQLSPLLVLTGHGENTSVKSVSRDIQFLTYASNAVHEALVKGTTPAKIQESLQATLRTKFGKAYQDFDTSISYLLEMMIDKQRLQFSPIT
- a CDS encoding Ig-like domain-containing protein, with product MITQRSLLSRVRKIVSNNCIAGSIFFALTSSAFALENWKKVERLTPSDEVTNADELVFKVTFVNAHTVAPTASDFTILGDEKDTDNNTTVDTGSKTTASVTQVTVDSGNSSIYHVTLSGGDLASYNGVVSLLPASNRIKPEVFEAYYVSNGTTLPASDKLMVFDYADQTSELSNGNFGATAAEARANADAMCKSKFIRKHSRLNNIIDSSAPTAVSNGPVNAHAVMSFTASDDIASLDTNYSMPSVNVYNSGGVKLADTNWDDFVNGTLSALNSNVFSTPSDILENSGNVKYFWSFSESNGTLSTASNCSGGTSSSSSVKGIVNQNGSWYALIGSIPCNNAINFICVAWHESAYLDANISNTAPTISNLPTSFTVTEDVATTIDLSAVTLADGEDDNLTVTLALDSGTIASTDGNGTVSSVTIAGSGTASMTLSGSAAALNTYLDVTTKLNITTAADATTAMTLTVTPNDGTVDGSAATSTVNVTAVNDKPTFTSTAVTASTEDSVYKYSVTTSDPDKDAVTVSVSASTPLPSWLSLNTSTEATVSTLAGQSSGYADGTGTAASFKSPYDLVTDSNGNVYVADYGNHVIRKITPEGVVTTLAGSGSAGSDDGTGSAASFNFPKAVTLDSSGNVYVADSSNNNIRKVTPAGVVTTFAGSGTYGSDDGTGTAATFAAPTGITIDSNGNLYVVETNPHIVRKITPAGVVTTFAGSKNSSGFTDATGTSATFNFPYNGGSNSNNDLFIADRNNHAIRKVTSASVVTTFAGTGSAGSTNGTGTQASFNKPYDVAADSADNLYVTEQAAHTIRKITSTGVVTTYAGSAGASGNTDGLVSVARFSQPYGIAVDSNDVVYVADTGNHRIRKISPAETTLTGTPTNDDVGDHYICLIVSDGTETSEQCFTITVTNVNDAPVVATNTGLTLDVGTTINITNSALSASDVDDSGTGLTYTVTTLPSHGSLFVDANSNDSLDSGEALGSNGTFTQADIESGNLFYTHDDSQNASDSFVFSLEDGLEDGVTAITNQTFSFVVELNKAPVISGTPAATVNENVAYSFTPTATDEDNDTLTFSITNKPSWATFSTSTGSLTGTPSYTDAGAYNGIVITVSDGTASDTLNFDITVVNVNRTPSISGTPATSVNENSSYSFTPTASDPDGDTLTFSITNKPSWATFSTSTGALSGTPSFTDAGDYSGIVITASDGSATQTLSFNINVVNVNRAPSISGTPSTSVLEGGVYNFTPTASDPDNDNLSFSITNQPSWVSFSSTTGALTGIPDFDQSGTYSGIVITVSDGSATQNLTFSITVNDVNRAPTISGTPASTVNEGVVYSFTPSASDEDNDNLTFSITNAPDWSTFSSTTGTLTGTPTFNDGGEQYNITINVSDGNESANLNFTLSVVNINRLPTISGTPGVKVTVGETYSFIPAATDEDEDTLNFTITNKPSWAIFSASTGELSGTPSETDIGTTSGIQISVSDGTDNASLPAFNLEVVAENTAPTGENLSLSVKEDTSLTILPTLQDAEDDTLTLTIGSQPTNGSLTSSGTGWVYQPGADFNGDDSFTYSVSDGELQSDSYTVTLTITAVNDLPIANNDNFQLDGSANNTFTLNVLANDTDVDGDTLIIEGVKASLGSASVVDNALQYTAPSNFAGAVTLNYAIRDGHGGRAKASALLEISGAVNGEPPVVTAPADLEVNATGLFTKVNLGTATALNSSGEPLPVTLTEGKTIFAPGVHNVYWQATDANGNLGTDQQLLRVNPLVSLSKDRTIAEGAKIDIQVLLNGPAPQYPVTVDYTVTGSAISGVDHDLSSGSVTINSGTKANISIQTVADGEFEGDETITVSLNSGVNLGAKRETTITVSEQNIAPEVSLVVTQNDQNRLTVSQDEGTVSVVATVSDPNVGDTVASTWKVTGMTSDQYTEDTLQLSFNPQDLQPGTYKVTHTATDSSSAQDSDSVFIQVTQSLQQLSDTEDTDGDLIPDSQEGYADDDGDGIPDFQDAITECNVMPQEVVTQDGFLVEGNPGVCLRKGEFTASGETGGLLMTDDEGNSQLGSDDDAQITGGLFDFIAYGLPKAGQVYQLVMPQRLPIPRDAVYRKFKASSGLWVNFVEDANNLVFSAEGEPGICPPPGDENWSPGLTEGHWCVQLQIEDGGINDDDGEANGSIVDPGGVGVLLSNNQMPVALDDSISMKWNTNITIDVLANDTDADGDMLTIANASASFGEVQINSDNTLYYTPNAGYIGVDTLNYAITDGNGGTAGASVVITVVANTAPITVSDVATVVSGKPITINVLANDSDSDGDTLQVTEATAQHGSVAVNADYSLTYKSNAGFVGSETVTYTITDGEASVQGSVNITVNKAPTDTVTNKSDGGSMPLWLIWVCLALAVVRRWQATVR